Proteins found in one Candidatus Zixiibacteriota bacterium genomic segment:
- a CDS encoding 50S ribosomal protein L25, with amino-acid sequence MKEVVIEAAARTKAGKGVARKLRASKMIPAVVYGKGEEPKPLEVDLEHFHQIYHELHGENALINLKIDGQKSEKKALIRDMQHDPVYGDLLHVDFQNISMDQNIRLSIPVHLSGTAQGVKTYSGILQWSIRELDVLSLPANLPDYINIAIDDLNIGDSIHVKDLDYPDIEFLKDKNETIVSVIAPTVVQVEAEEDEEGEEVEEAAPSTDEQAEPEVISEKKAEERKADKEKK; translated from the coding sequence ATGAAAGAAGTTGTTATAGAGGCAGCCGCTCGGACGAAAGCCGGAAAGGGAGTCGCTCGAAAATTGCGGGCGTCAAAAATGATTCCTGCTGTTGTTTACGGCAAAGGCGAAGAGCCGAAACCGCTGGAAGTAGATTTAGAACATTTTCATCAAATCTATCATGAGCTTCACGGAGAAAACGCCTTAATCAACCTTAAAATCGACGGTCAAAAATCAGAGAAGAAAGCTCTTATCCGTGATATGCAGCATGACCCTGTTTATGGCGATCTCCTTCATGTAGATTTTCAAAATATCTCGATGGACCAGAATATTCGTCTTTCTATACCGGTGCATCTTAGCGGCACTGCTCAAGGTGTTAAAACATATAGCGGAATTCTTCAGTGGTCTATTAGAGAACTTGATGTTTTAAGCCTGCCCGCTAATCTTCCCGATTATATCAATATCGCTATAGATGATCTTAATATTGGCGATTCAATTCATGTGAAAGATCTTGATTACCCGGATATTGAGTTTTTAAAGGATAAAAACGAGACCATAGTCAGCGTTATTGCGCCTACGGTTGTCCAGGTTGAGGCTGAAGAGGATGAAGAGGGTGAAGAGGTTGAGGAAGCTGCTCCTTCTACTGATGAGCAGGCTGAACCCGAAGTGATATCTGAAAAGAAAGCCGAGGAACGCAAGGCAGACAAAGAGAAAAAATAA